The nucleotide window TGTGCTGATTGTTCTAGACTCCGCGCAGCCAAGGGCGTTGCATGCTTGCAACTTGTAGCGCGCGCTCTGCCATGGATAGTCATAGACGGCAATGCGATGTGCAAAGTCCGTGGTCTCAGGACTCAAATCTTCGCCAAGCGGTGTGTACGCTTCGCTGCCTTCGCTATCGAATAGGAGTTGGTAGCTTTCAATGCCTTCGATAGCTTCCCAATGAAAGGTTAAGGTTTTAACCGAAGGCTGAACTTCGAGTTTAGGTGTCGGGGTGCCTGTAACGGCCAAACATTGTCCATCAACTTCGTGCTGCTCCTCGGGACATTGTGTATCTGAGCATGCTCCGCTCAAGAAGAACAACAACAAGAGAGCCAAATTCGCAAAACATTTCATACAACAACAACCTCAATCTGCACGCTACAATAATCCCCATGAGATAGCCAGCGAGCATGCGCGTGAGCCCCGAGACAAACTACTTAACTGTGTAAGATTCCCGTCGGCAAAAAGCGCGAAACCGGACGATCAATAGAGGTAAACTGTCCCGGTGGAGATGTCTGCACCCTCGACGCCGGGAGCGCCTGCAAACAAACTGTCACCGTGCTCATCGAGGCTGAGGGAAATTCCAAAGAACTCCGCGAACTCAGTGGAGATTGGCGTGTTGTCCTTCAATTTGACGTAAGCGATTTGTGACCAGTTGGTTTTTGAATGGCGAAATACATAGATAGCGCCGGCATATTCAAAATCATTGTTGGATTGATCACCATTGATGCCTACGGCGTTGCTTGCCTCCCAGACGGCACCCACAGCTAAAGTGCTCCCGTCGGCACTCAAGGCCAAGCTAAAGCCAAAACCATCACCTGTATCGGTATTGGATGCTTTGATGTAGGTCGTTTGGCTCCAACTGCTGTTTTCTGCGCGCTCGAAAAGGTAAACAGCTCCTGCTTCTGGCATGTGGTTGCTTAGCTGATCGCCATCAATGCCTCGCGCGCTGCTAGCTTCGTTGAAGGTGCTAACACCCAATAGATTTCCATCTGCGCTCAGTGCCACTGCACTTCCAAAATTATCGTCTGCATCAGTGTTGGATGCTTTTAGGTAGGCCTGCTGAAACCAATCGTTGTCGCTACCGCGTACGAAAACGTAGGTGGCGCCGGCTTCGCTAGCGGAATCGTCGTTTGGATCGGTGTTTGCACTATCTTCGTAGATTGCTCCCACCGCAAGGGTGGTACCATCACCACTCAGTGCGACTGCGGCTCCAAAGTAATCGCCCGCACCAGTGTTGGATGCTTTTATATAGGCCTGCTGAGACCATGTTTCATTGCTTCGAGTAAACACGTACACAGCTCCTGAACTTTGCGCTTGGTTATCCGCTTGATCCCCGTTAATGCCGGTAGCTGAGCTTTTTTCGCCTCTTGCCCCCACAGCCAGGGTGTCGCCATCTGCACTGAGAGCAACAGTTGTTCCAAAAAAATCCCCGACCTCGGTATTTGAGGCTTTGATGTAAGCCTGCTGGGACCACACCCCCTCTGCTGATCGCGTAAACGCGTAGACGGCTCCAGAGGCTGGAGCATCATTATTATCTTCTCCATCGATACCAGTGCTGCTGCTACCTTCTCTCCAAGCCCCCACAACCAGAGTGCTTCCGTCGGCACTCAGAGCTAAACTGGAGCCAAAGTGATCGCCAGCGTCGGTATTCGATGCTTTGATGTACGCTTGCTGAAGCCATCCGGAGTCACCGTCGTTGACAAAAACATACACGGCTCCCGAGCCGCTGCTGCCGTTATCGCTTTCGTTACCATTGATACCGGTAGCCGAACTACTTTCTCCTGGAGCACTGATGGCAAGGGTGTTTCCATCCGCGCTTGTTGCAACAATACTACCAAACGAATCATTGAGATCCGCATTGCTAGCTTCAAGAACACCTATAGTGTCAAGCATGAGTTCGGTCGTGCCGATGGCGTCCGACTCAACGCAGCCAAGCGCGTTGCAGGCTTGCACTTTGTATTGCGCAGTGTCCCAGGGGTAAAGATAGACTGAGAGCTGATGTGCATAACTTAGAGTCTCAGCGCTCAAGTCCTCGCCAAGCTGTGTGTATTCTTCCGTGCCATCACTGTCCTGCAGTAGCTTGTAGTTGTCGGCCCCCTCGATAGCGTTCCAACTGAAGTTTAGCGTTTTGACCGAAGGCTGCACTGTGAGCTCGGGTGTTTGAGTGATCACAAACACACATTGCCCGTCGACTAGGTCATTGCCCTCAGGGCACTGTTCATCAGAGCAAGCGCACATCAGAACTACAAGAATCAACCCGATTTCCCTAAGATTTTTCATCTGCCATTAACCTCTTGTTGTCTAACTACATCGAAGCAGAGAGAGCTAACAAGGTTTTTTGCAGGATCCAGGATCCCATCAAAAAACAGCGCAAAATCAACTGCATAGAAACCACACCGCGATAGTTTAAATTTCAAATTATCGCGGCGTGGTTTCTAAGGCGTTGATATCATGAGCGGAAAAAGAAGGGATCCTGGATCTGTCGGGAGCCTTCAAGTATAGCGACTGCAGGCGATCGGATTTATTGGACGGAAGAGGATGCCATCCGATCGGCGACTCTGAATGGAGAAGACATCCAAATTGCAGCATCAGAGATTCCATCTCCCAACGAACTCTCTGTGATAGCAGTTCAGGATTAGTAAGAGGTGTCACGTGGCATAAGCTCCTCATAATGTGCCTGGCACTTTTGAGGGAACGCTACAGGAGTCGCTGCGCAGGGGTTAAATCGGGGGACACGAGATTTGTTTGGACACCTTGCCACAAAAAATGTGCCTGGCACGTTTTAGGCACGTTTTAGGGAAGACTGCGGGGGCCGTCGTTTAGTTTCTGAAATTTGAGAACAATTGCTGAGTTTATGGGTTGCTGAAAGTTGGGCGGTTTTGTGCTATTCTTGTAGGCGTAGACGATGGGCAAGGTTCAACCCAATAATCCGCTTCATGGCCTTACTTTAAAAAGTATTGTTGAAGATTTGGTGCAGAGGCGTGGCTTTGCGGATTTGGCGCGGGAGATTCCTATTCGCTGTTTTGAGTTTGATCCCAGCATAAAATCTGCTCTTACCTTTCTTCGCAAGACCGAATGGGCTCGGAAAAAAGTGGAAAAACTCTACTTAGCGGATCATTTTGAACGAGATTTCTAGGCCTGGGCCATTGGGGGCATCGCTAGATGCCGCACCATCTACGAACAAAAAAAACAGGGCAAAAACGCGAGCACTATGCTACGAAAAAGGCATCGTGTTCCTGGATTCTGAGAGTTTTATAAATGGCTGTTATGTTAAAGATTATGTTTTCGGTTTGGAGCGCTGCGCTAGTGCTTGGTGCGTGCATGGCTCATACCTCCGATGGAGCGCAGGATGCGGCTACAGAAGGCTTGCTCGCTCAGGGCCAGCATAGCCAAAGGCTTGATGGTTCAGAAACCGTTAGTACAAGGTTTCAGCTTTTTGCCGATGGACAGTTAGTGGCTCAAAGCTCGTTCCGCCGCCGCTTTGCCTCGACTAGGCAAAGTTGTGCTCAAAGTAGTTTCGTTCTTCTGAACGCAAAGCGAGAAATAATGTACGAACGAAGCTCAGCCAAGCTTTGTCTTTTTTTTAGTGGTTCTGAATCAAAACGAAAATACAGCAAAGTAAAAGAACAATCGCTGTCTGTAGCCATTCCTGTTGCACTTCTCGATGCTGCGAAGTACCTCGCTGTGCTTCATCATCGTCCGGAGCAAACGCCTAGCGCACTGCTCACTCGGCGCCTGACGGGCCAAGGAATATTCAAGATTCCGGCCAAAAATCCATAGTGGTGCGCAGGTTGTCCTGATCCAAGAATTTGCTTTGTTGAAATACGCCGGAAACATTTGTTCGTTATAGTTTCCCACTATCAAAGGGAGGCAACTATGGCGGGGATGAATCCGGCGAACCTGAGTTGGATGCTTATATCGACTTGCTTGCGAGCACTTTGCAGCCTGTGTGCTTTTGAAGCCCAGTGTTGATTAAGACGACGCTCTTGATACTTTTGGCGCAGCAAGGCCGTTCAGTACTTGTGCCCACTGCGGAGTGGGACTTGGTGAAAAAGTAGTGAAAAGGCGCTCGCTTTTCCCATGCCTTCACGTAGCCGGCATGGCAAGTCTGTTCATTGGTTCAACAGTTCTTGCTCAAGATACATCTTCATCTGCGCTGCTCGAAGAAGAAACACTACAAACCGAGACTCCAAGTCCCACTGAAGAAAAAGAAACAACGTCGATACCAACCCCGACAGCAACCTCCGAATCTGCGGGTGAGCCACCCATCGGACACAAGCCACAGTCCGTATCTGTTGTTCACGATAGTGAAGAAGCCTCCGATGAAACAAGTCATTGGTATGACGCAATCGACTTTCAAGCCTTTGTCGATGCCTATGCCAGACTGGATTGGAACTTTCCAAAGCCGCAAACAGAAACTGGCATGAACCGCGGTTATGATTTTTCAAATGGTTTTTCGTTTGCGTGGGTCGGGCTAGATTTGTCGTATGATAGTGGGCCTGTCGGGGGGAGCATTCAGTTGCGCTTTGGACCTTCGGTGCCACGTCTGCTTGGCGGCGATGCTGTGAGCTTTTCTTTCGATAACGTCAAACAAGCCTTTGTTTCATGGCGTCCTTTTGAAAGTCTACAGCTTGATTTTGGCCAGTTCGATACTGTGTATGGCATTGAAGTGGCCGATAGCCAATACAACATGAACTACACAAGAGGCACACTTTACTTTGTGGGCCAGCCCTTCTATCACAGCGGTTTGCGCGCACGCTTGAGTCTTTCGGAGATGTTTTCCCTCACCGGTCTTGTCGTCAATGGATGGAACAACACCATTGATAACAACATAGGAAAAACCTATGGCATCCAACTAAACTTTGATCTGCAAGACACTTTGCATGCAGCATTGGGATACCTCGGTGGCCCTGAGCAAGCGGATACCGACGATGCCGGAGCAAAGATACCTAACGCCAATGAACAATGGCGCCATTTTGTGGATGTGCTCGCAAGTATTCATGCAAGCGAAAAGCTTTCTTTGGACGTGAATGCAGATCTTGGCGCTGAAGACATTGGAAGCAGTTACGCTTTTTGGTGGGGCGTCATGGTCGGGGCCCGTTACTCGTTTGTAGACAGTTTTGCTTTGGCGCTCCGAGGTGAATATTTTTCGGACAAGGATGCCTTTCTGTTGGGTGTCGCCGATTTAGATTTGATCACCGGCACACTAACCTTGGATTATCAGCCTTCAAAACACCTGATCATTCGCCTCGATAACCGTGTGGATATGGCTTCCAACAACATTTATCCGCGCGGCACCAACCAACTCGAACAGCTTTCTGTCTCATCTGTCCTAGGGCTCGTCGCTATGGTGGGAAACTGAAAAAGGCGTTAGCCTCCGCCCTTGATTTAACTTCATTTGTATACGCCTTTTTGGAACTTGGATCGGTCGGGGTGGGGCAATAACGGGGCTCAGCACAGGTCGATAATGGCGTTAGGTCAATGTCCGATGCTCTGATTGTAGTCTTGTCCAGCTTGACCTAGTTGAACCAAATCTTCGGCAAGGCTTATGAGTTGTGAGCCTCTGCTGAAGCGACGTGCTTGTCCGAGTTTCAGAACCCACAACAGTTTTCCTAATGAGTTTAGCTTGCCGGCACGCAACTCGCCGAGGGTTTCAAAAACGGTTGCCGCTTTTTCGAGTCCTTTAGCCATCTTGACAAGGTCGCCGTCGGCTAAACTCTCAACGGCTTCGATTTGCTTACGCAACTCGTTAAGTGCTTCGGGTTTTACGCCGAGCTCTTCGAGGGCCTCCAGGGTGTCTCGCGCTGCGCCGGTGAACTTAAGAATGCCTTTTCTTACATCCTCGAGTGATTCGCCAATTTTAAGTGACTCTGTTGCTGCACGTGCGAAAACTTCACTAGCTCCAGCGAGTGAGCGTTCCATATGCGCAGTGAGTTCACCCAGAAAACTTGCGACGCTAGCGACGGTTTTGTTTCCGCGTACCAAGCTTCCATTGGGGCGCGTGCGCCTACTATGGAGGCGATCAGTAAGGCGTGGTTTATGCGATGCTGGCGGTAAGCCGCGTTAAGTTCGCCTTGTGAGGCAAGTGCGAGCGCTATGCCAATGTAGCGAAAGGCGTGTGTGAGCTCGACAAGGTGTCGGGACTGCTCCCATGCAGCGTACATCAACACGACATCGGTCACACATATACCAGCCCCGATCACTGCACCGACGCCCGTCCAGCCGAATTTTACAATAAGCCCGGCGCCGACCACGCAACCAACACCTGCAACGCCACCTGCGCCAGCAAAGGTAGCTTCATCAATTAGCTGTTCGCGGGCAATCTGCTGTTGCACACAGGCAAATTCAGGATGCTGATGCAAGAACTGATCAGTTAGGGTGCCGATTTGCACGATTTCCGGCAAGTCGCGTAAATTCCATTTTCGTTTGATAAGGTCGTCCTGCAATCCCATGGCATCCTCGGCGCCTTCACGTACTTCTTTGGCAAACCTACGGAATAGATCCGGAAGGTCATTGGGGTTGTTGGCGGAGGCTTGATTGATATCGATTACGGTTTGGGAGATCTGACGATCGGTGAAAATCCCGTTTTCATCGTGATCGAGAATGGGATAACCGGCTTCTTCGGCTTTAGCAGAAGTGTAAAGAAGAAATACGGTTTGAGCGATTGCTTTTGGAAGCTCTCGCATGCGAATATAGGGAGAGGGGCCCAGATTGTCCCCTAAATCGAGGTAAGGATCGCCTTCAACCTTAAGGGGGCCATCGTTTCCATCGGGCCACATGCCTTGCTTTAGAGATTCAAGGTCAGTACGTAGACCATCGATGTAAAACATATCGTTGCCTTCAGGAACGACTTCAGCAAGACCTTGAAGCAGAGCATCGTAAACAGCCATGCATTGCAGCACACTGAGGTCGTCTTGTGGATCGACATGGTAGTCGGCCGGGTTTTGTTGGTTCAGCGTGCCAACAGCAAAGGCCTGTTCCATCGTGGCGACGCAATTGCTGAGGACAGTTACGCCGCTGTCTTCAATCACTTTGATAATTGAACGAAGTTGTGATTCGTAAATAACACGCTCAAGGTATTCCGTGTAAAGCGCATGCAATTTAGCTACGTAGGCAGGGGAGGCTGCCGTCGTTTGAAAACCACTTAGGCCGCTTTGAACTTCTGGAAAATCGTAGTCTTCAGCTTCTGCTGGGACCAGATCCAATAGACTAATGGCTTCACGACGTTCAAACAAAAGAATTTGGTCGACCAGGCTGAGGTGTTGAAGCTGTTCTTCATCTTCGACAATTGCATCCAGCACGTCGAGGCCCACGCTTTGTCCTTGAATGAAAATGCCGTCTCCTGCGTAGAGCGCGGGTGTCTTGGCTGTGACATAATCCAAGTAGTCTTGCTTTTGTGCCTCGTACTCATCGCCGCTTAGTGTAGGACAAGCCTCGCTTTGATAGCCATCAAGGTCGGGCTCCTCTAACGCGCCGGTTTTTTCAGGCAGAGGAACCTCTACTCCCTCGGAGATTAAAGCAGGCTGGCAGCTGCCAAGCCAGGAACTGTTTTGCTGATCGAGCAGCCACGTGGCTGTTCCTGGAGAATGCACACACACTTCACCCGGGTTGGGGCATTGATGGCTCCAAACACATAAATTATCGAGATCGTTTTCTGTAAATGCAGATTGTGAGTTCGCCAGAGAGGTGTCGGTTGCCGGAGCGCAAGCCCAGAGCAGCGCCAAGCTAGTAAGCCCTACGTGTAAGGAGATTCGGGGCATAATAGGTGACTTCATGATGTTTTTCCTGGTCACCATGGAGCCTTGCAATAAGTGAGCCAGAGCTCACCAAAGGAGTTGGTCGTTTTTGGGCTGTTTTTGGCGTTCGTAAGTCGGTCTTTCGGGTCTTCTGTTCTTAATGGAGACAGAATTACCCATTGAAGGTTTGAAGGTAGGGGTCTTGCGTCCTGGTATGCCGCTGACTTCATAGGCTTAGAGAGCAAGTTGGGCTGAATCGAAGGTGATCGAGCCTAGAGTTTTTTCCAATACAATTGATTGGAAAATGCTCTAATGAGGGCTGTTTATCTTTTTATGAATTTGGTCCAACTTGCCTTGCAAGTGATTGGATGCACGGGCGCTTTGAGAGGCAGGAACGGTCTCCTAAAATGATTGCGTTTTTATTGAAGTGTTACTTGTGGTTGGACGGTTTGGTTGAGCGTTTTGCGAATCGTGTGCGCGATGCTGTGGGCGGGTTTTTGGAAGTGTGGCTTAGTGCGGAGCAGCAGAGCGAGTTGGTGCACATGTTTTACGATGGCCGGGTGCGTGATGGCGAGGAGCTTCACTCGTGGGAGGAGCCTTGGTTTTTGGCGGAGCTTCCGAAAGCTCCAGCGACGATTTTAGTGGGGGCTGCCGGACGTGGTCGAGAGGCGCAGTGGCTGGCGGCTAAAGGCTACGTGGTCGATGCTTTTGATCCACGACGTGATTCACAAGATGAGCTTCGCTTGTGCGCTCGTCGCAGTGCGCGCACGTCCTACGCCGAGTTTTGCGATGCTGTTTTGGATGGACGAAATAGTGCAGCAAGCATCTTTGCCAACGAGCACTACGATGCCGTGGTGTTAGGATGGTCGAGTTTTTCTCATATCATTGATCCAGAACACCATGCACGCCTGCTCGAAGCGTGCGTGCGCGTGACGGGCGATGGTCCGATTTTGTTTAGCTATAAGCAAAGCACGACGGTGCCTAAGATAGGACGAGCGCGTCGCGTCGGGCGCACCATGGCTCAGGCCTTAACCTACGGTAGCCCCACAGAGAAAAATCAGCGCTATTCCTACGCAGGTCGAGCGGGGTTTATGTACGCTTTTAGCGACGATGAGCTGATTGCTTTGGCAAAATCAATGACGCCACCCCGAACGGTGCATTGGGGAAGCCGATTGAGCTATCCGCATGCTGCGTTTGTCTTGGAAAAAGAAGCGCAAGCGATGCATTCATAACGACGTCTGAGTCAAGCTTTTGTGCTTGATCCGATCGCGGGCTGTCGCACAAGCCAGAAAGGGTGTGATTTGCAATTTTCATAAAGCAGCGCATGCTGTCTATATAATATATGGACAAACTAACGCAAAACGAGTCCTGGAAATTGCAATTGTTTTTCGACGGGGAGTGTCCGTTGTGCGCTCGGGAAGTGAATTGGGCGAAGCGGAGAAATACTCATGGGCAAGTGAAATTTACCGATATTGCAGCGCCGGATTTCAATGCTGAATCCTACGGTTTATCTCAGAGCGAATTGATGGACAAAATTCACGCTCGACTGCCCAGCGGTGAAATCCTGGTTGGCGTTGAGGTCTTTCGGCAGATGTACACGCTGCTTGGTTTTCCGCGTCTCGTGGCGCTAAGTCGTCTGGCTGGTGTAGAAACAGCACTGAATTGGTCCTATGGTAAATTTGCGAAAAATCGCCTTAAATGGACCGGACGCTGCACCAGGGAAAACTGTGCAGTGGGCAAATAGGAGCCGCTGAGCATGCTAGATGAAAATGAAGGTCTTTATCCAATGCGCGTGGTTGCTCGTCTGACCGGACTGAGTGCCGATACGGTTCGCGTGTGGGAGCGGCGCTATCAAGCGGTGACGCCTGAGCGAACGGATGGCGGCGCGCGGCGTTACTCTGCAAGCGAAGTTCGGCGACTGATACTTATGCGTGAAGCTACTGAGCAAGGGCATCCCATTCGTAAGATTGCTCGTTTAGGGGAGACTGAGCTGAAACAACTTCAGGAGCAGGCTCTTGGACCTGAGCCTGCGCATGAAGCCCAATACTCTGTCATTTATGATTATCTTAACGCTGTGCGACGTTTTGAAGGCGTTGAAGCAATGAAGCTTCTGGGACGGTCTGCGGCTTTTTTCTCGGCGCGCGATACGGTTTTTTCAGTGGTAATTCCCTTGCTTCACCGCGTAGGAAAAGAGTGGAGTGAGGGCCGCTTTTCGATTGCCCAAGAGCATCTTGTTTCCCAACAACTTGGCAGTGTACTTTGCACGATGCTTCGGCAGTTTTCTCCGCATCCAGGGGCGCCAAAGATTATTTTTGCAGGGCCGGAAAAACACTTTCATACTTTTGGGGCTTTGATTGGTGCCTTCATCGCTGCGTCACGCGGGATCGAGCCCGTGTTTTTGGGTGCAGATGTCCCGTTCTCGGAGCTTGAAGATGTGGTGAAAAAGAGTGGTGCTGAGGTGGTTGTGCTTAGCATGTTGCGAATGCTTCCGGATGAAGAACGCGACCGAACTCTTAATGCGCTCAATGCCTTAAGCAAACACTGCAAAGTATGGCTCGGCGTGCCAGAGGGTTATTGCCTCTCTAAGCTTTATACCGCAGGCACTGTGTTTCATCGTTTTGAGGACTTAGAAACGGCTCTTACCAACGAAATGATCTAAGTTTAGATTAATAGTTCGATGGCAAGTTCATCGAGCGTTTCAAACGCGTGTGTGGGCGCATAGCTAGCGAGTGTGCTCAAATCATAGCCTCCGCTTGCAACCGCAATGACCTCGGCTCCGAGCTCTTTGGCGGCAATCACATCCCGCGGTGTGTCGCCGATGACGATGGTTCGGCACTCAGCTGCGCTTCGTTGGAGTTTTTTTGCGCCGCGAGTTCTGCCAATGTCCAAGAGCAGCGTGCGGTCCTCTGCATCGGATCCAAAGCCGCCAAAGCTAAAAAAACCATCGAGCTTGGCCGGGGCGAGTTTAAGTTTTGCGCCTTTTTCCACGTTGCCGGTGCCAAGGCCGAGTGCAAGATGGCTATGCGTGCTGAGCGCATCCAGTAAGGGCCGAACGCCTTGAAGCACTTGATAGTCAGAGGCGTGCTGAAGCCGCTCTTCTAAAAAACCAAGGTAGACATCCAAGGTGCTTTGTATTCGCTCAGGACTTGGCTCTTGCTCGATGGCTTCAAGTGCTTGGCGCATGATGGCAAAATCAGTGCATCCTGCAAACTCGATGCTATCGCACGCGTCGTCTCGACCATAGCAATGCGCAAGGCTTTGTTTGAATGCTTTTCGGCCGACGCCACCTGTGTTTACAAGAGTGCCGTCGAGATCAAAGAGAAGAATCGTGGGTTGCATCAAGAATGGAAGATGTGCGGTTGCTCAAAAGAACAGTTAAACAAGACCGCTGATGTGTTGAGGACGGCTTCCAAGGCGTAGTTTTAAACGAACGCTGTTTGTGAGATGCAACTGGCTGCTGCTGCCAGGTCGTGCGGCCTGCACCGTGGGTGTGCGGTCAATGCCCTTGAGTTCCTTCGGATGCGCAATCAGCACTGGAAGATGGGCAATGCGTGCCAGTTCTTCGGCGACCGATCCGAGAATGAGTTTGCTTATTCCGGTGCGGCTGTGTGAGCCCACGACAAGATAATCGGCATCGATGTCCACGGCCACTTGATGAAGCTGTTTTGCGGCATCACCAATGCGCACGTGAATCACAGTGTCTTGCTCCCAATCGCTGGTTGGGAAAAACTCGTTGCTCTTATCAAGAACAAGGGCTTGAAGTTGTTTCGTGGCGGCTTCGATGTGGGCCAACATGGCATCGCTTTGTTTTGCCTCAGCGCTGCCTGTGGGCACGGCTAACACGTGGGTGACGTGCAGCTCGCCATGCTCGTAGCGTTTGGCCAGACGAATCGCTTCAACCAAAGCGTTCTCGCTCGTTTGGGTGAAATCGACACCAACCACAAAACGGGTCGGAAGTGCGGGCGGAGTAGACGTGGACATAGGGCCTCCCGTGAGTGCTCTACACGGTGAACCAATATTTGTGCCTTGTCCAGCGCGATTCGACGAGCGAAGGATGTCCTCGGGTCCTAAGGCGAGGTATGCGAAGAATTGTGCAGTAATTGCAGGTTTTTATGGTTGATGGGGTTTTGCGGATTGAGCCGCAGGGCAGTTTTGAAAGCTTGTTTGGCAACAGCAAAGTTTCTGTTTTCCAGCGCGACGATGCCAAGGCTTCGTTGATTGTGTTCAATGAGCGGGCGAGTACGTATGGCTTGCTTGGCCCAATGCCGCGCTTTTTCTTTTTCGCCAGCTCCGAGGAGCATAAGGGCATAGTTTGCTTGTGCCTTGTCGTTGTTTTTGTCCTGCGCTGCCTGATGCATGAGCTTTAGGGCCATGGCGAGGTCGCCTTTGCTGCGAGCGATGAGTGCTTTGTGAAGATAAGCGCGGCTTTTGCTTTGAGGTAATTGTTCTGCTTTATCGAGCCAGGTCCATGCTTGATCGATTGCGCCACGCTTTTCGAGTTCGTTGGCCACAGCGATCATGGCGGTGCCGTTTTTGGGATCGACAATGAGGGCTTGGCGGTAGAGTGCTTCGCTGCTCTTCCAGGCGGGGAGTTGCAGCAAGCTAAGCAGGCATTGGATCAGTACTAAGGCAACAGCGAGGAGCGAGCCGAGTCGCGTCCGCTGCAGAAAAGGAGCGATGCTGCACAGTGCAATAACCCAGGCCAGGCTTGGCAGAAGCATGTAGCGGTCCTGGGCAAGGTTTTGCAGAGGCGTGAGCAGATGGCTGACCGGGGCAAAGAAGATGCACCAAAGCCAAGCGGCGGCACGTAGCAATGGGGGGCAGCGTTTGCAAAGCATGACGGCGGCGAGGGCAGCCATAAAACAGAAACCAGCGATGAGCATGACGGCATCGGGATGGTTTGGATCAAGAGGATAACGGATACCGTAAGGTCCAAGGAGCGCCAGGCGTGAAAGGTAGTGTCCGTGCAAAAGAGCAAGGGTGCTTAGTTTTTGCAGCCAGCTTGGGTGCTCTTGCACCATGCCCACCATTTGACCCACCCACCACACAGGAACAAAGGCTGCCGTGCTACTTAGACAAAGGATGATCCAAGCAAAGGCATTTCGTTTTTTAAACAGCGCGGCGCTCGGAAGCTCGAGCCACACCAAAACCGCAAGCAAGGCTGGCGTGGTGATTCCTATGGCTTTGCTCCAAACCGACAAAATGCAACACAGGGCGGCGAGCGTAAGCGTCCACCAACGTGGGCTGCGCAAATGCTTTAAGAAAAGCAGTGCTGCGCAAAGCATGAACACGGCGCAAAGCAGGCCCTTGCGTTCCGAGAGCCAGGCAACGGCTTCGACATGCACGGGGTGGGTTAGGAAAACCAAACTGCCAAACCAGGCAAACTTTCGTTTTTCAAACAAACGCGCAAGCAGCAGAAACACCAGGGCACACAACACGCCGTAGAGCAGGGTGTTCGTAAAGTGAAAGCCTCCGTAGTGTTGGCCAAAGAGAGCAAAGTCGGCGGCAATGGACAGATCGCGAATCGGCAGATACTCGCTGCCCAACTGCAGGCGAAAGGGCACTGTAAGATCTGAAAAAAGCCGGAGGCTCAGGCCAAAGTCTAAGTTTTGAAGGCTGCGGTTGTTCTCAATAAGCCAAGGGTCATCGAGGGAAACCGTCGGGTAACTCCAGCTAAGGGCGTAGAGCACCATGCCGAGCCCCATGATAAAAAAGGCTCCCCAGCGCTCCAAGTGCCCCTCAAGAGCCTTTAGACGAGACGTGTCCATCACCAAGGCCATCCTATCGCAGCCATCCCATCCCCCCGAATTAACCGCCTCCCACGCCAAGGAACCAGGAAGTTCTGCCAACCCGCGTACCCCAAATAACGCCCGAATTCCCTCCCAAACATAGCTTTTCGCGAGCTTTTCCTAGGCGCGAGCGCGCCTGAAGGAA belongs to Myxococcales bacterium and includes:
- a CDS encoding universal stress protein, with protein sequence MSTSTPPALPTRFVVGVDFTQTSENALVEAIRLAKRYEHGELHVTHVLAVPTGSAEAKQSDAMLAHIEAATKQLQALVLDKSNEFFPTSDWEQDTVIHVRIGDAAKQLHQVAVDIDADYLVVGSHSRTGISKLILGSVAEELARIAHLPVLIAHPKELKGIDRTPTVQAARPGSSSQLHLTNSVRLKLRLGSRPQHISGLV